Genomic DNA from Nocardioides aquaticus:
GGCAGCAGGTCGAGGCGCGCGGCGCACAGGTGGCGCAGCCGGCGCTTGACCCGGGTGCGCACCACCGCGCCGCCGACCGCCTTGGAGACCACGAGACCCACCGACGACGTCCGGGCCGCGGCCGGCGACCCGTCGGGCAGCAGCACGCTGACCACGATCGTCCGGGCAGCACGACGCCGCCCACGCCGGAGGACGCGACGAAAACTCGTGGCGTCGGTCAGGCGGTGGGCGGCGGGCAGCACA
This window encodes:
- the rnpA gene encoding ribonuclease P protein component encodes the protein MLPAAHRLTDATSFRRVLRRGRRRAARTIVVSVLLPDGSPAAARTSSVGLVVSKAVGGAVVRTRVKRRLRHLCAARLDLLPAGTEVVLRALPPAATASSADLGADLDRCLRSLVPTERVSA